The following are from one region of the Acidimicrobiia bacterium genome:
- a CDS encoding type II toxin-antitoxin system VapC family toxin: MADILVDTDIFIDHLRGAHQLAPGRHRLHYSVITRAELYAGNTASNLVSTLLAPFREIPVDRAVAERAGRIRRESGIRLPDALIAATAIEHRLGLATRNRSGFEPVRSLRMRDL, from the coding sequence GTGGCTGACATCCTCGTCGACACCGACATCTTCATCGACCACCTCCGAGGCGCTCACCAGCTTGCTCCCGGCCGTCACCGGCTCCACTACTCGGTCATCACCCGAGCTGAGCTCTACGCTGGCAACACCGCCTCCAATCTGGTCAGCACACTTCTTGCACCGTTCCGGGAGATCCCGGTCGATCGCGCGGTAGCCGAACGCGCCGGGCGGATCCGACGAGAGAGCGGCATCCGTCTCCCCGACGCCCTCATCGCTGCAACCGCAATCGAACACCGTCTGGGTTTGGCCACCCGGAATCGATCTGGCTTTGAGCCGGTGCGGAGCCTCCGTATGAGAGACCTGTGA
- a CDS encoding YtxH domain-containing protein gives MRFRTGVIVGFAVGYVLGAKAGRRRYEQIMAAFDRVRSSESVGKATRAAERRTRTPRGVAGNGLVNAAETIRAKASAAPQDQSESSR, from the coding sequence ATGAGGTTCAGGACGGGAGTCATCGTCGGGTTCGCCGTTGGGTATGTCCTTGGCGCCAAGGCAGGCCGTCGACGCTACGAACAGATCATGGCGGCCTTCGATCGTGTTCGTTCCAGCGAATCGGTTGGAAAGGCGACGCGAGCCGCGGAGCGTCGCACGCGTACGCCGAGAGGAGTCGCCGGGAACGGGCTCGTCAACGCAGCTGAGACGATCAGAGCCAAAGCCTCGGCGGCCCCGCAGGATCAGAGCGAATCCTCAAGGTAG